Within Gemmatimonadaceae bacterium, the genomic segment ACCATCCGCCCTTCGGGGAACAAGAACGCAGCACTTCCGATCGTCGCCGCCGCGCTGATCTCGGACAAACCCGTCCACCTCGAGAATGTCCCGCACATCCGCGACATCGAGACGCTGATGGAGCTCATCGCCTCCGTCGGAGCATCGGTCCAGTGGACCGGCGACAACTCACTGCGAATCGAAGCGAAGGAGCTCACCGCTCGGGACCTCGACGCCGGACTGTGCGCCAAGATCCGCGCATCCATCCTCCTCGCCGCACCGCTGCTCGTGCGCTGCGGCGAGATCATTCTCCCACCCCCCGGCGGCGACGTGATCGGACGACGGCGGCTCGACACGCATTTCCTCGCTCTCGAGCAGCTCGGCGCCAAGGTCACGCTCGGGGAAGGCCTGCTCCGGCTGTCGGTAAAGGAATTCCGTGGCGCCGATGTGTTCCTCGACGAGCCAAGCGTTACGGCGACCGAGAATGCCCTCGTCGCCGCCTGCGCCGCCTCGGGCAGAACGATCCTGCGCAATGCCGCGAGCGAGCCGCACGTTCAGGATCTCGCGAACTTTCTCCGCGCGCTCGGCGCCGAGATCAGCGGCGTCGGAACCAACTGCATCACCATCGAGGGAGGGCGGCCGCTCGGGAAGACCGAGGTCACGCACAGGATCGGTCCCGATCACATCGAGGTCGGCTCGTTCATCGGTCTCGCCGCTGTGACTCGTTCCGAGCTGCGCATCGAGCAGGCGGGGATCGAGCACCTGCGCTCCACGCGCATGGGATTCGAACGGCTCGGCATCGTCTGCGAGGTGGACGGCGACGATCTGATTGTTCCCGCGAAGCAGACACTCAAGATTCAGGCGGACATGGGCGACCACGTGCCGAAGCTGGAAGACCAGCCATGGCCGGCTTTCCCGGCCGACACCATGTCCATCGCGATTGTCACGGCGACGCAGTGCGAAGGGTTGATCATGATGCACGAGAAGATGTTCGAGTCCCGGCTCTTCTTCGTTGACAAGCTCATTGCGATGGGCGCGAGGATCGTGCTGTGCGATCCGCATCGCGCGCTCGTGTCCGGCCCTTCGCGGCTTCGCGGCGCCACTCTCGACTCTCCCGACATCAGAGCCGGCATGGCGCTGCTCATCGCCGCTCTCTGCGCGGAAGGGAAGAGCGTGATTAACAACGTCGGTCAGATCGAGCGCGGCTACGAACGGATCGATCATCGTCTGCGTGCGCTCGGCGCGTCCGTCGAGCGCGTCGCCGACCGGCGCAAGTGAGGGGCGGTCCACGACAGGCATTGAATCACCAGGCGGTGCGCCGATGACGGCCGCCCCCGGATCCATTCCGCGACAGGACGTTGCTGAATTCGCGGGGTTCGGCATCGGCGCGTTCACGACGACGCGTGATGCGGGAACGTTCAGCTTTTCGGGCCCCGATCCCGTCGGCGAAGTCATGGCGCGATGGACCGGACTGCAGGAGGAGCTGAGCGCCCAGGCCCGCCGCATGGTGATCGGAAGACAGGTGCAAGGCTCGAACGTGCTCACCCACCGCGGAGGATGGGAAGGACTTCTCCGCACGGGAGAGGCGGACGGGCACCTCGCGGCGGAGCGGGGAATCGTGCTCACAGTCTCCGTCGCCGACTGCGTTCCGATTTTCATCGCCCACCCGAGCGGGATAGTCGCCCTTCTCCATTCCGGCTGGCGCGGCACGGTCGCACGGATCATTGACGCCGGCATCAGCGCCTACGCGCGTCTCGGCATGCCCCCCGACGAGCTGAAAGTCCACCTCGGACCGGCGATCTGCGGCCGGTGCTACGAAGTGAGCGCCGAAGTAAGGGCACAGTTCACCGGCCAGCCCGTCAATCGTCCCGGCAAGGTGGACATCCGCTCACTCATCGCCGAGCACGCGAGGGAAATCGGCGTAACCGACGTGAGCGTGAGCTCCGACTGTACCCGCTGCGACAACGACCGATACTTCTCGCACCGTGCGGGCGACACCGGCAGGCAACTAGGGGTGATCGTAGCCGGGCTCTGGTAGGATGATCGCGCTCGCCCTCATCGCCTTGACTCTATAAGTAGCGAGGCCTAGATTGCCATGAGTCGCGCGACGATCGCCGCGGACGGAAATGTGGGGATGCCCCCCACATTTTTTTGTTTCGTGAAGGTGGCTCGAAAGAACATGAGCGAAGCGCCACAAGACATTGTCGTTTCAGAACTTGCCCCGCTTGGACTGGAGCTTTTTGAACTCCGGACTGGGGGCACGAAAAACCGGCCTGTCCTCGATGTTCGCATCGAGCGAAAGGACGGCGAGAAGATCACTGTTGACGATTGCGCACGGGCATCACGCGCGATCGAGGCGAAGCTGGATGCGGGGAACGCCGTGGGCACGAGATATGTCCTCGAGGTCTCCTCGCCCGGGGTCGAAAGACCTCTCCGGAATGCCGCCGACTGGGGGAAGTTCGTGGGCCGCGATGCGGTTGTCACGACTGACTCCATCGAAGGCGCCGCGGGACTGAGCTCGAAAGAGGTTCGCATTGCCAGGGTCGAAGGGGATCCGGGCGCAGAAATTGTCATTGTCGAAGACGCGTCGGGCGCTGCCCATCGTGTTCCGCTTGCCGCGGTCAGAAAGGCGCGGCTGGCATTCAACTGGAAAAGGTAAGGAGCGGGGATGGCCGGTTCACTTGAAATCCTGACTGCAATCAGGGAGCTGACGAACACGAAGCAGCTCGACCGCACGGAGCTGCATGGTCTGCTGTTCGACGGCATCACAGCCGCACTCGCGAAGAAACACGGCCCGACGGTTCAGGCCGAAGTGGATATCGACGAGGACAAGGGCACGATCAGAATCGTGCGCCTTCGCACTGTCGTTGCCGAGGTCACCGATCCGGCTCGCGAGGTCTCGCTCGAAGAGGCGCGCTTCGAAGACCCGGAGTTCCAGGTCGGCGACGTTCTCGAGAATCCCGTCGATTTCGCCGAGTTCGGACGCATGGCCGTGCTCGCCGCCAAGCAGCGCATCATCCAGCGCGTGAGGGAAGGCGAGCGGACCAAGATCCGCGACGAGTTCACGAGCCGCGTCGGTGATCTCCTGTCGGGCGAAGTACAGCAGATCGAGCGCGGCAAGCTCGTCATCATGCTGAACAAGTTCCGAGAGGCGGAAGCGGTGATCCCGTACCGCGAGCAGAACCATCGCGAGCATTTCCATCAGGGTGATCCGCTGCGCGCCGTGCTCAAGCGCGTCGAGGAGACTCCTAAGGGACCGCGCCTCATGCTGAGCCGCGGCGACCCGATGTTTGTCAAGGCGCTGTTCAAGCTCGAGGTTCCTGAGATCCAGCAAGGCATCGTCGAGATTCGCGCTGCGGCGCGCGAGGTCGGCAATCGCACCAAGATCGCGGTCTTCTCACGCGACGACTCGGTAGATCCGGTGGGCGCGTGCGTCGGCCTCAAGGGCTCGCGCGTGCAGGCCGTCGTCAACGAGCTGGGCGGTGAGAGAATCGACATCGTGCCGTGGTCCGCGGATCCCGAGCGCTTCGCCAAGCTGGCGCTCGCGCCGGCTCGCGTTGCGCGCGTGTTCAGCGACGCCGCGACGAAGACGATTCAGGCAGTGGTGGACGAGGATCAGCTTTCGCTCGCGATCGGCCGCAACGGTCAGAATGTGCGACTGGCGTCCGAGCTCACCGAGTGGAAGATCGAGCTCTACTCGAGCCGCGAGTGGATGGAGCGCGGCTCCGAACAGCAGCTCTTTGCGCCGCTTCCGGGCGAGGGCGAAGAGAACGTCAACCCGCGCCTCTCCGAGATCGAAGGTCTCGAGCCGGCTACGGTTGCCGTCCTCGAGGAGGCGGGTTACCGCACGCTCGACGACATCATTGATCTCGAGCGCGAGGACTTCCTGCGTCTTGCCGGTATTGCGCCCGAGGAGGCCGATCGGCTGATGACGATCATCAACGAGCTGACGACGGAGGATGGTGGCGGCGAAGAGGTGAGCGACGCTGTGGCGGCGGAGATTCCGGAGCCGCCTCAGGCCGACTCCGATACCCCGGCCGCGAGCGCAACGGTCGGCAGTGACGGTGGAGCGGGAGACGCGACGAACGCCACCGACGGAGAGTCGGGCGCCAAGTCCGATGCCGCTTCCGCGCCGCGCAGCAAGCGCGGAGAGAAAAAGGGCGAATGACGGACGACGTCGCCAAGCGGAAAGTGCTGGGCCTCGTAGGTCTGGGACTCCGCGGGCGGCATGCCGTTGTTGGAGTACAGCAGGTGAGGGATGCGGCGAAACGGGGCAAGCTCAAAGTTGCGCTTGTGGCGAGCGACGCATCGCAGAATAGTTTGGACAAGGTTTCGGGACTGCTCGTCGCGCGCGGCGTGCCGGTGATCGGAGAGTTGTCTGCTTCCGAGCTCGGCGGCGTGGCCGGACGCGAGGCGGTCGCAGTGATCGGAGTTACGAATGCGGGACTGGCCAGAGGAATCGTTACCGCGATTCCACCGGTCGGAGAAATCGCTGGTGAAAGTGGCAAGCGGGCGGCTCGACCATCGGGCCGTCGGGATTCAAGGAGGTAGTGTTTTGAGCAAGCTTCTCGTGAACGACCTGGCGGGCGAGTTCGGGATATCAGTCGATGAGGTGATCAACCTCCTTCGACAGATGGATGTCCCCTTTCGCAGCCATATGACACCGCTCTCGGACGACCAGGTCGCCCGCATCAGAGCCCGGTGGGAGCGCGAGAAGAGAGTCCGGGCCACCACCCCTGCCGCCGCTCCCGCGCGTCGCCGTCGAGGTACCGCCGCTGTCGAAGCGCCGGCACCCGCTCCCGAGCCGGCTCCGGAGACAGCCGCAGGACGCCGCCGCCGCCGCGCCGCTGACGCCGCTCCCGCTCCTGTCGAGCCGGAGACTTCTGCCGTCGCCGATGTAAGCGCGGAGCCGGTACCAGCGCCGCGTCGTCGCGCGGCCGCACCTGCCCCCGAGGCTGTGGCTCAGGCCGAGCCGTCCGCAGAGCCTTCGGAGCAGGCCGCCCCTCGCGCCGCACCCGCACCCGCGCCGGCCTCGGCTGTCTCCGATGTCTCCGATGTCTCCGATGTCTCTGAGGCGCCCACTCCGCGCGCCGCCGCCCCGCAGGGGGCGCCGCCAGCGTCTCCGGGCGCATCCGCGCCGCCAGCTCAGTCCACTGCGCCGAGCGCTCCGGCTGCGCTTGATCGTCAGCGTCCGCGGCCGATCGTTCCTGGCGCACCGCGTCCTCGCCCAGTCGCGACGGGCACGCCGTTCACTCCGCCTCGTCCGGTCGCGTCCGCGGCCCCGGGAGCAGGCGCCGGATTCCCCGGTGCCCGCCGCGATGACCGCCCGCGTCCGGGTGGCGACGATCGCGCACGCCGCGGCAAGAAGGGCAAGCGCGGCTCGGTGGATCAGGAAGCGGTGTCATCGAGCATCTCGAAGACGATGACCGCGCTACGGGGCACAGCGCCCCGCCGGGGCGGACCCCGCCGTGCCGACGATGCAAGCTATCGCGAGGAGATGGAAGCGCAGCGCGTGGCAGCCGTCGAGCGCGAGAAGAAGACGGTACACGTCAACGAGTTCATCACGGTCAGCGAGCTCGCCGGCATCCTCAAGATCCCCGCGACGCAGATCGTCGGATTCGCGTTCAAGAATCTCGGCTTGATGGTCACGATCAACCAGCGACTCGACTTCGATCAGATCGAGCTCATCGCCGGCGAGTTCGGATTCCAGGCAGTGAAGGAAGAGGAGTACACCGCTGGCCTCGAGGAAG encodes:
- the murA gene encoding UDP-N-acetylglucosamine 1-carboxyvinyltransferase, whose protein sequence is MPAVQYIVEGGRTLHGTIRPSGNKNAALPIVAAALISDKPVHLENVPHIRDIETLMELIASVGASVQWTGDNSLRIEAKELTARDLDAGLCAKIRASILLAAPLLVRCGEIILPPPGGDVIGRRRLDTHFLALEQLGAKVTLGEGLLRLSVKEFRGADVFLDEPSVTATENALVAACAASGRTILRNAASEPHVQDLANFLRALGAEISGVGTNCITIEGGRPLGKTEVTHRIGPDHIEVGSFIGLAAVTRSELRIEQAGIEHLRSTRMGFERLGIVCEVDGDDLIVPAKQTLKIQADMGDHVPKLEDQPWPAFPADTMSIAIVTATQCEGLIMMHEKMFESRLFFVDKLIAMGARIVLCDPHRALVSGPSRLRGATLDSPDIRAGMALLIAALCAEGKSVINNVGQIERGYERIDHRLRALGASVERVADRRK
- a CDS encoding polyphenol oxidase family protein, whose product is MTAAPGSIPRQDVAEFAGFGIGAFTTTRDAGTFSFSGPDPVGEVMARWTGLQEELSAQARRMVIGRQVQGSNVLTHRGGWEGLLRTGEADGHLAAERGIVLTVSVADCVPIFIAHPSGIVALLHSGWRGTVARIIDAGISAYARLGMPPDELKVHLGPAICGRCYEVSAEVRAQFTGQPVNRPGKVDIRSLIAEHAREIGVTDVSVSSDCTRCDNDRYFSHRAGDTGRQLGVIVAGLW
- the rimP gene encoding ribosome maturation factor RimP; the encoded protein is MSRATIAADGNVGMPPTFFCFVKVARKNMSEAPQDIVVSELAPLGLELFELRTGGTKNRPVLDVRIERKDGEKITVDDCARASRAIEAKLDAGNAVGTRYVLEVSSPGVERPLRNAADWGKFVGRDAVVTTDSIEGAAGLSSKEVRIARVEGDPGAEIVIVEDASGAAHRVPLAAVRKARLAFNWKR
- the nusA gene encoding transcription termination factor NusA, translated to MAGSLEILTAIRELTNTKQLDRTELHGLLFDGITAALAKKHGPTVQAEVDIDEDKGTIRIVRLRTVVAEVTDPAREVSLEEARFEDPEFQVGDVLENPVDFAEFGRMAVLAAKQRIIQRVREGERTKIRDEFTSRVGDLLSGEVQQIERGKLVIMLNKFREAEAVIPYREQNHREHFHQGDPLRAVLKRVEETPKGPRLMLSRGDPMFVKALFKLEVPEIQQGIVEIRAAAREVGNRTKIAVFSRDDSVDPVGACVGLKGSRVQAVVNELGGERIDIVPWSADPERFAKLALAPARVARVFSDAATKTIQAVVDEDQLSLAIGRNGQNVRLASELTEWKIELYSSREWMERGSEQQLFAPLPGEGEENVNPRLSEIEGLEPATVAVLEEAGYRTLDDIIDLEREDFLRLAGIAPEEADRLMTIINELTTEDGGGEEVSDAVAAEIPEPPQADSDTPAASATVGSDGGAGDATNATDGESGAKSDAASAPRSKRGEKKGE
- a CDS encoding ribosomal L7Ae/L30e/S12e/Gadd45 family protein, producing MTDDVAKRKVLGLVGLGLRGRHAVVGVQQVRDAAKRGKLKVALVASDASQNSLDKVSGLLVARGVPVIGELSASELGGVAGREAVAVIGVTNAGLARGIVTAIPPVGEIAGESGKRAARPSGRRDSRR